In Actinomycetota bacterium, a genomic segment contains:
- a CDS encoding YggT family protein — MTFLTQVAITLARIVLSFYGFWLVWRVMLPWLPGPDAVRERIAPYACFFTDPVIEPLRRLTGMPARAWAGLLLVAVAAALVALPG, encoded by the coding sequence ATGACGTTCCTCACGCAGGTCGCGATCACGCTTGCGCGGATCGTGTTGAGCTTCTACGGGTTCTGGCTGGTGTGGCGGGTCATGCTGCCCTGGCTACCCGGGCCGGACGCCGTGCGCGAGCGCATCGCCCCCTACGCCTGCTTCTTCACCGATCCCGTCATCGAACCCCTACGCCGCCTGACCGGGATGCCAGCCCGTGCGTGGGCCGGCTTGCTACTCGTCGCCGTCGCGGCAGCACTGGTCGCCCTGCCAGGATGA
- a CDS encoding SPW repeat protein: protein MGPTATFMAAIWLASAPWRHGYADDRQALADALLVGTVVTMFTLWRRWSPPRTLQLLRASAALGGWAVVAPWLIGYRSPAAAATTTAVGATIILLSGWGVVADAHRTRGERQPSRRNAKWN from the coding sequence GTGGGACCCACCGCCACGTTCATGGCCGCCATCTGGCTGGCCTCCGCCCCGTGGCGGCACGGCTACGCCGATGACCGGCAAGCGCTCGCGGACGCGCTCCTGGTCGGCACCGTCGTGACAATGTTCACGCTCTGGAGGCGGTGGTCGCCGCCTCGCACCCTCCAACTGCTCCGGGCGTCCGCGGCGCTCGGGGGTTGGGCGGTCGTCGCGCCGTGGCTGATCGGGTACCGGTCGCCGGCCGCCGCAGCCACCACGACCGCGGTCGGCGCGACGATCATCCTGCTGTCCGGCTGGGGTGTCGTCGCCGATGCCCACCGAACGCGCGGGGAGCGCCAGCCATCCCGGCGGAACGCGAAGTGGAACTAA
- a CDS encoding SPW repeat protein gives MTQTQHRPMDTGEFRRHDGTLPDPQSAARRTVQWASGTNIVAGAWLLFAPFVLGVGDVTAAVWNGILVGLTLLSLAWYRTANPGQGIGASWTNAALGGWLLFAPFALGVGSVAAAAANGIIVGLIVLTAAITSAVAGRKLQTSM, from the coding sequence ATGACTCAGACACAGCACAGACCGATGGACACCGGCGAGTTCCGCCGACACGACGGAACCCTCCCCGACCCCCAGTCTGCGGCGCGGCGCACGGTCCAGTGGGCCAGCGGCACGAACATCGTCGCAGGTGCCTGGCTGCTGTTCGCCCCGTTCGTGCTCGGAGTGGGTGACGTCACCGCCGCCGTGTGGAACGGCATCCTGGTGGGGCTGACCCTGCTCAGCTTGGCGTGGTACCGCACCGCCAACCCCGGCCAGGGCATCGGTGCGAGTTGGACCAACGCCGCGCTTGGGGGTTGGTTGCTGTTCGCCCCCTTCGCGCTGGGTGTCGGCAGCGTCGCCGCCGCCGCAGCCAACGGCATCATCGTGGGGCTGATCGTGCTGACCGCCGCGATCACCAGCGCGGTCGCTGGACGCAAGCTCCAGACGAGCATGTGA
- a CDS encoding MerR family transcriptional regulator, with protein MTQRVPNRGYRISEAAAEAGFEPSTVRYYERIGLIPEPTRTEGGHRLYTSDDVERLKVIAGAKSLGLALEDIGRFLAQWERGACPPAREVLEQLIERSLDDTRHRIAELVEFHNALAEVFEDLQEQPAPTRCGAGCGCDVRIDRGPDHTSVHVVDPRGRVRLPDERGDR; from the coding sequence ATGACTCAGCGCGTACCGAACCGCGGCTACCGGATCTCCGAAGCAGCTGCCGAGGCCGGCTTCGAGCCCTCGACGGTCCGCTACTACGAGCGCATCGGGCTGATCCCCGAACCGACACGAACCGAGGGGGGACATCGCCTCTACACGAGCGACGACGTCGAGCGCCTGAAGGTCATCGCTGGCGCGAAGAGCCTCGGACTGGCCCTCGAGGACATCGGCCGGTTCCTCGCGCAGTGGGAGCGAGGCGCCTGCCCCCCGGCCCGGGAGGTCCTCGAGCAGCTCATCGAGCGGAGCCTGGACGACACCCGTCACCGCATCGCGGAGCTCGTCGAGTTCCACAACGCCCTAGCCGAGGTCTTCGAGGATCTCCAGGAGCAACCGGCCCCCACCCGATGCGGTGCGGGCTGCGGCTGCGACGTCCGCATCGACCGCGGACCCGACCACACCAGCGTGCACGTCGTTGACCCGCGGGGACGAGTTCGCCTCCCCGACGAGCGCGGTGATCGCTGA
- a CDS encoding SPW repeat protein, translated as MTSADQKRPAIRSTVRWVSGVNVLAGVWLMLAPFALGYGDVTAAVWNDVIIGLSVFVLALFREAKPLEHEGVSWTNFVLGLWLLAAPFVAGYGDVGSAVGNDITVGIVVLIFAAWSAVASRDVRPA; from the coding sequence ATGACGTCCGCTGACCAGAAGCGCCCGGCGATCCGCAGCACGGTCCGCTGGGTCAGCGGTGTGAACGTGCTCGCCGGCGTGTGGCTGATGCTGGCGCCGTTCGCCCTTGGCTACGGCGATGTGACGGCGGCGGTTTGGAACGACGTCATCATCGGTCTGAGCGTGTTCGTGCTGGCCCTGTTCCGGGAGGCGAAGCCGCTCGAGCACGAGGGTGTCAGCTGGACCAACTTCGTCCTCGGGCTCTGGCTGCTGGCAGCGCCGTTCGTCGCCGGGTACGGCGATGTCGGATCCGCCGTGGGTAACGACATCACGGTCGGGATCGTGGTGCTGATCTTCGCCGCTTGGAGTGCGGTCGCCAGCCGTGACGTGCGCCCCGCCTGA